The DNA segment TGCAACCCTTAATTTTCCAACCAAAAATATGAAAAAGTTCTCCTTATTTCTCCTTTTTACCTCATAACCTAAGTTTTCTATAAATTCTTGCCACTTATCAAGATTTCTAACTAAAAACAATGTATTTAATCTTGAAAATTTTTCTCCTCTTTTAATATAAGCTGTTCTGGAAACTATATAGGCACTCCCAACTTTTCTTACGGGAATGGATAATTTATTAAAAAATTCCAAAACAGGATTTAAGTTATCCACCACCTCAATAGAAAGGATAGTTCTTAGATCACCACTTTCTGATATGTAGCGTGCTATATCCTCAATTGTTTTAGTAGAACTATATTTAAATAAATCCATAACATATGGCAAGGAAGGTTGTGCTATTACTTGCCTTGCAACTGCAACGTTTCTAAGTATTTCCACAGAAAGAGGTTTTTTCAATCTTAAATCTACCTTTTTCTGAAGACCTCTTAACATTAAAGCAAGATAAGAGGGTTTAACAGGTAAACCTTCCGATGTTGAAATCAAATATTCATCCTTTCCCTCATACTTTTTTAACCATTTATCAATAGGTGGGACAATCTCAACAACAAAATTCCCATTTTCCAAATAAATCTCATTTCCTTTAATATCCGTACCCTTTAATTTTACAATCTCACCGGATTTTAACCCTAGTAAACCTGCAAGTCCAACTAGCAAAACATACTTTTCATTACCTTTTTTTGCCATCTTCTCTGCTTCTTTATACAATTTCCAAAAATCCAAATAATTTATCATCTCATATTCTGCTTTCTTATAAGGCACTTTCAAATCTTCAACTACTTCGGAATAAACAAGCGGGTAAAATCTTTGCAAAAAAGATCTCAATGGCACAAAATACTGTCTCCAAGCCGTCGGTTTATAACTTTCCTTTATTTTCTTTAACCACTTCTTTACAGAATCTGTATTTACATTCCCCTCAACAAATTCCAGAAAAGATTCGACCATTGTCATATAATTTCTTTTCGTACTTTCAGATATATTTTGTTTTTCTATGTATTCTATAAATTTATCAAGTTCATATTTTACTTTCAATTCTGGCACCTCCAGAAAAATTTATTAACATTTTGATTATATCATATCAATATTGCGAAATTATTATGTTTTATTTTTCAAAAGTTACAATTCGCTTTGCTAATCTTTCTCTAAGGTAACATTTTAGTAAATAAAACATGCATCACCCAACGAAAAAAATCTATATTTCATTTTTACAGCAATATTATACGCATCTAAAATGAACTCTCTACCTGCAAATGCGGAAACAAGCATAAGTAAAGTAGACTTTGGTAAATGAAAATTTGTAATTATAGCATCTGTTAATTTAAATTCAAATGGCGGATATATGAAAATATCGGTTTTACCATGATAACTTTCTTTTTTATCCAACCTTGCAATAGTTTCTAGGGTCCTAACACTAGTTGTTCCAACTGCAATAATTCTTCCGCCGTTTTTTCTGGTATCGTTAATCTTTTTCACGGTTTCCTTTGGTACGTAATACCTTTCAGAATGCATCTTATGCTCTCTAACATCCTCAACTTTAACAGGTCTAAAAGTTCCCAACCCAACATGTAAAACTAAATCCGCAAACTCTACTCCGTTTTCTTTTATCTTTTCTAAAAGTTCATCGGTAAAATGAAGTCCAGCAGTTGGTGCAGCTACGGAACCTTTTTCTCTTGAGTATATTGTCTGATATCTCTCAAATGGAATTTGATTTTTTATATATGGAGGTAAAGGTGCCATTCCTAATCTGAATAAATCATCATCTGAAAAATTGAACTCTAATATCCTTGCACCCTCTTGTGCCCAATCTTTACATATGCAATATCGATCATCATCAAAATATATTTTTGTTCCTTTTTTTACTTTACTTCCCGGTTTAACCAGTGCTTCCCAAACACCTTCTGAAATTTTTTCAAGTAACAAGATTTCTATTTTTGCACCGGTAGCCTTTTTTCCATAAAGTCTTGCTGGAATTACTTTTGTAACATTTCTTACAAGTAAATCCCCTTCTTTTAAATATTCAATAATATCTCTAAATATCTTATGCTCAATTTCTCTTGTCCTTCTATTTAAAACCATAAGTCTTGATGAATCTCTAGGTTCTACAGGTGATTGGGCTATTAATTCTTCAGGCAAAAAGTAATCAAAATTACTTACATTCAACTAAATCCCCTCCCAGTAAAAGTATGGGGAGGTTTTAAACCTCCCCATCTTTAACTATTATTTTCTCAAACCTAATTTGTGAATTACCTCTTTGTATGCTTCCGGATTCTTATTTCTTAAATATTTTAATATCTTTCTTCTTCTTCCAACTAACTTCATAAGTCCTCTTCTTGAATGATAATCTTTGGGATGTTTCTTCAAATGTTCAGTTAAATGTTTGATCCTTGCAGTTAATAATGCTACCTGAACCTCTGCGCTACCAGTATCTCCTTCATGGATTTGAAATTCCTTAATGATCTCCTCTTTGTTCATATCTTACACCTCCACAACTTATTCCCGCTACCAAGTAGGGGCATCACCCTCAACCGAGTAGGGGTCACATATATGATAACTTAAAAAGTTCGTTAAGTCAATAGCTTCAAAGATTTTTTTAATAGATTTCAAGTTGTACAGCGACACAATTTTGATATTTTAAATAATTATTTCCATTATTTGGTATATGAATTACAAAATTACATAATATTAGTTAAATATACACATGTTTTATCAATGCCATTTCCCTAAAAATATTATAAATAAATGAAAGTTTAAACACCAAACTTTTCAAGTACTTCTTCAAACAAATAATTGATCTTCCAGGGGAACTAATAATTTTATGGTATATTATTCATGAAAGATACTTTAATATAGGAGGAAGAAATATGATAGAAACATACGTCTTTTTCAAAGTAAAAAATGACTTTATTATAGAAAACTCGTCTGAAAAATTACACGGATTATTTTTCAAAATACTAAAAAATACCCAAATAAATACAGAAAAATTACATTCCCAAAAAAATAAACCATTTTCACTCTCACCAGTCTATGAATATGGTTATGATAAATCTATTACAAAATTTTCCAAAAACAAGTATTTCTTTTTTCGCATTGCTTCTATACAAGATGATTTGATACTTTCATTTGTAAAAGCCCTTACATTAAATAGCACAGAATTATTTCTCGATAAATATCCCATCTACATCGATGAAGTTATAACGGAAACATACCAAAATAAAGATATTCAAAATGAAATTACCATAAATTTTGTTTCACCTGTAACTTTTAGGGGACCAAATAATATAAATATCCCCATCCCAGATCCTTTACACATTATAAATTTTCTAAAAAAATATGGAATAAACGATATAGACTATCCTAAAATTACATATATTGAAGGAAAATCTCACGTAATGAAATACTCCTCCTTTAAACTGATTGGTTTTGTTGGAAAAATGAAAATAAAAACACATACCCCTAAATCTTACCTAATATTACACTATCTTGGAACTGGTTATTCTCATGCAAAAGGAATGGGAGTTACTATAATTGATGCTGCAACAACAGCCAATCAAAAAATTCGATATATTTGGAAAAGGTGGGGAATAAATGCGTAAAAAATATCTTCGAATATTAAAAATAATAATATACATTCTAAACCAAAAAGAAGTAACAACCAAAGAACTCTCTGAAAAATTCAATGTAAGCATCAGAACTATCCAAAGAGACTTACACGAAATAGAAAACTTAGGTATAAGTTTAGAAAGAGAAATAGATGGCACAGTAAGAATATTAGAAAACAATCAATTACATCTCAAAGGTTTAAATTTAAACTTAGAAGAAAAAAAAATACTACTTTTGATGATGAATCTTTCAGAAAAATATTTATATGATTTATTCACAGATACAATAAACGAAGTTAAAATAAAATTTATTAATTCTTTAGAACCACAGATGAAAGAATTAAATAAAAAAAGATCTACGTTATATAGATTTCTAAAACAAAGACACGAAAACATAAAATTATGGATAGTAAATTCCATAGAACGTGCCATTTTAGAACAAAGAAAAATAAAAATAAGATACAATCATCCAAAAAAAGGAGAAGAAGAATACGAATTATCACCCTATTTATTTTTATTTTCAAAAAATCATTGGTATCTATTTGCACTTGAATCGAAAAAAAACTTTGAAGGTCTTTTCAGATTATCAAGAATCAAAAAAGTTATATATCTAAACGACAAATTTAAACCTCCAAAAGATTTAGAAGAAAAAATAAATTCAATTTGGGAAACACAATATTCCACTAGAAGATATACTATAAAAATTAAATTTAGCAAAGAAGTCGCACAATTAATAAAAGATACAGCAAGACATCCTTCACAAATTATACAAGAATTAGAAAACGGTGAAATATTATACACTGTTAAAGTAAGCGGTTACAAAGAAATATTATACTGGATACTTAGTTGGGGAAAGGATGCTGAATTAATAGAACCAAAATGGATGAGAGAAAAAATAAAAGAAGAAATATACAAAATGCAGAAAAAATATAACAACAACCTCTGATACTAAATAGTAACCACTTTGTTTCTTAAAATTAATGTATACAGACAAATAAAGTGTCGTTAGCAATTGGTGTAAAACTTGATTTATAAAAAAGATATTTGTTATAATACAAGTAAACCAAAGATTAGGAGTGATAGCATGAATGTAAATTTAAGAAAATTCCTAATAAAAATTCTACAAAACTATCCTCAGAAACACACAAGCGGTTTAAAAAAAGGTATCCCGTTTTCTATACATTTTGCTAATGTTGGGCTTATTGCATATCAAATATCCGAAATTTTGCGAAAAATTGGATATTTTAATTTAGAAGATAGTCACACTGTTTTTATTGCAGCCGTAATTCACGATATGAATAAAATAACCAATACTTCTATGAGAACAGCAGCTATTAGAGAAAACATAATAAAAGTATTAAAAGAGAACTTTTCAGAAAACGAGGATTTCTGGAAAGACAAAATCGATACCATTCAAAACATAATACCTTTACACTCAGTTGACAATCCTGTTGGTTCTAAACTATATATTTCTCAAAAAGAAAAAGTTATGGCAAAAATTATCCAGTTTTCCGATACATTTGATTTATTGGATAGTGCTAACCTTGAATACGATCACAACATTTACAAAAAGCTTTTAAATCTTTTAGAAGAACTAAATTATTACGTCCCTGAATTTAAATACAACTATCTTGTTTATCATTATTTTAATGACTACAGGGGGGTGTTAACAAATTATATAACCGACGAGATTATAAATAAATTTAAAACTACTGTTTTGGCAGTTCCCATTGCAAGATTCAACGATGGAGTAGTCTATTTATGTAACAAAGAAAAATACATTCCAGAATTATTATTTGAAGACATAGTTCTCGAAACACCAAAAAAAGTTTTCCACAAAATATTTTCAATGGATTATACTTTGCAAAAAAAAGGTAATGAAGTATATTTAAGAGAAGGGATATTTAACTTTTCTTTAGACGATGCGTTAACCCACATTATTTTCGTTATCAACAATTTGAAAACTTCAGATAGAAATAAAGTTTTAAAAAAAATCACTGAAGACTACTTAAAAAAATATTTTGGGAATAAAACAAAGAAAACTATGGAAATATATGAAGAATTCGATTTGATTTTTAATTCAACCAAAGAAATCGAAACTATAAAAGAAAAATTAATAAACCTAATAAAAAAACACGAAACACAAAGAAAAATCAAAAATACTTATGTAGACGAGCTAAAAAAATACATTGAAACACGCTTGCATCTATCCAATTTACAAAAAAATAATATCTCTACATTCACCATCAACAAATACGGAAAAAATCCTAAAAAAGTTTGTTCAATTTGTGGAAGTGAATTTGAAGTTTCAGAAGCTATGTCTGCTGAACTTCCAAGAGGAATAAAACCTCAACTTTTTAGTAATATTCTTCCAGCAAACAAAACAATGGATCCAAAAAGAAATATCTGTTCAATTTGTAAATTACAATTTATAGCAAACAAAAATAAAAGTTATTCAGCTGATGAAAAAAACGTATATTATGTCCTTATTCCGTATAATTATTTTCCAGATGAACTTATAAACGAAATAAAAGAAGAATATATATCAATAAAGTCAAATAGTACTAAAGAAAATAAAAGTAAAGACAACGAAAATATCCTTTCGATGTTGGGTATAGAAAGTGAAACAATCGAAGATGGACTATTTGATTATACAAATATAAATATTCCAATAATTAATCCTATAAGATATAAAAACTCAAAAAAATACTCTGAAACAGTGTTTATAGCATATGCCAAAGCACTTTATATTCAAAAAAACTTTCCCGTCAAAATCCTTATTACAGGGTATCCACAACTTTTAGATGAAGACATACGATTTAGTGAAGATATATTAATTCAAGATCTATCTTTCAAACTCAAAAAAACTTCATCTGAAAGGATATTAAAACTTTATGAAATATTTAGAAATAATCCCAAAAACTTCTTTGCCAATAAAAACAATTATTTTTACAAAATTTCCACATCTGAACCATTAACAGCCTTTTCAACATATATAACAAAAGTATTTGAAACCAAAAAAGATAAAAAGGTAATACTAAATATATTTGAGGCATTATTTGGGGGTGAAAAAATGGAGTATGCA comes from the Thermosipho affectus genome and includes:
- a CDS encoding helix-turn-helix transcriptional regulator; the protein is MRKKYLRILKIIIYILNQKEVTTKELSEKFNVSIRTIQRDLHEIENLGISLEREIDGTVRILENNQLHLKGLNLNLEEKKILLLMMNLSEKYLYDLFTDTINEVKIKFINSLEPQMKELNKKRSTLYRFLKQRHENIKLWIVNSIERAILEQRKIKIRYNHPKKGEEEYELSPYLFLFSKNHWYLFALESKKNFEGLFRLSRIKKVIYLNDKFKPPKDLEEKINSIWETQYSTRRYTIKIKFSKEVAQLIKDTARHPSQIIQELENGEILYTVKVSGYKEILYWILSWGKDAELIEPKWMREKIKEEIYKMQKKYNNNL
- a CDS encoding CRISPR-associated endoribonuclease Cas6 — encoded protein: MIETYVFFKVKNDFIIENSSEKLHGLFFKILKNTQINTEKLHSQKNKPFSLSPVYEYGYDKSITKFSKNKYFFFRIASIQDDLILSFVKALTLNSTELFLDKYPIYIDEVITETYQNKDIQNEITINFVSPVTFRGPNNINIPIPDPLHIINFLKKYGINDIDYPKITYIEGKSHVMKYSSFKLIGFVGKMKIKTHTPKSYLILHYLGTGYSHAKGMGVTIIDAATTANQKIRYIWKRWGINA
- the rpsO gene encoding 30S ribosomal protein S15, coding for MNKEEIIKEFQIHEGDTGSAEVQVALLTARIKHLTEHLKKHPKDYHSRRGLMKLVGRRRKILKYLRNKNPEAYKEVIHKLGLRK
- a CDS encoding site-specific integrase; this translates as MKVKYELDKFIEYIEKQNISESTKRNYMTMVESFLEFVEGNVNTDSVKKWLKKIKESYKPTAWRQYFVPLRSFLQRFYPLVYSEVVEDLKVPYKKAEYEMINYLDFWKLYKEAEKMAKKGNEKYVLLVGLAGLLGLKSGEIVKLKGTDIKGNEIYLENGNFVVEIVPPIDKWLKKYEGKDEYLISTSEGLPVKPSYLALMLRGLQKKVDLRLKKPLSVEILRNVAVARQVIAQPSLPYVMDLFKYSSTKTIEDIARYISESGDLRTILSIEVVDNLNPVLEFFNKLSIPVRKVGSAYIVSRTAYIKRGEKFSRLNTLFLVRNLDKWQEFIENLGYEVKRRNKENFFIFLVGKLRVAFLELDEI
- the queA gene encoding tRNA preQ1(34) S-adenosylmethionine ribosyltransferase-isomerase QueA, with product MNVSNFDYFLPEELIAQSPVEPRDSSRLMVLNRRTREIEHKIFRDIIEYLKEGDLLVRNVTKVIPARLYGKKATGAKIEILLLEKISEGVWEALVKPGSKVKKGTKIYFDDDRYCICKDWAQEGARILEFNFSDDDLFRLGMAPLPPYIKNQIPFERYQTIYSREKGSVAAPTAGLHFTDELLEKIKENGVEFADLVLHVGLGTFRPVKVEDVREHKMHSERYYVPKETVKKINDTRKNGGRIIAVGTTSVRTLETIARLDKKESYHGKTDIFIYPPFEFKLTDAIITNFHLPKSTLLMLVSAFAGREFILDAYNIAVKMKYRFFSLGDACFIY